One genomic segment of Mycolicibacterium chubuense NBB4 includes these proteins:
- a CDS encoding M18 family aminopeptidase — MAASPQGLCEFVDASPSPFHACRTAADRLRAAGFTELAEGDAWPAAGDHFAVRAGSLIAWRARDDSAVAPFRIVGAHTDSPNLRVKQHPDRFVSGWQVVALQPYGGAWLNSWLDRDLGVSGRLSVRAGNAADHVLVRLDEPVLRVPQLAIHLAEDRKAVELNPQRHVNAVWGVGTGTRSFLAYVAGQAGVDADEVLGFDLMTHDINPSRLAGTAGELVSAPRLDNQATCYAGLEAFLTAPASEVVPVLVLFDHEEVGSQSDHGAQSDLLLTVTERITLAAGGGREDFLRRLSASMVASGDMAHATHPNYPERHEPGHLIEVNAGPVLKVQPNLRYATDGRTAAAFAMACAQAGVPLQRYEHRADLPCGSTIGPMTAARTGIPTVDVGAAQLAMHSAREVMGAGDVADYSAALQAFLSPA; from the coding sequence ATGGCTGCCAGTCCGCAGGGTCTCTGTGAGTTCGTCGACGCCTCGCCGTCGCCCTTCCACGCCTGCCGAACCGCTGCCGACCGGCTGCGGGCGGCCGGCTTCACCGAGCTCGCCGAGGGGGACGCCTGGCCGGCGGCGGGTGATCACTTCGCCGTCCGGGCGGGTTCGCTCATCGCGTGGCGCGCCCGCGACGACAGCGCTGTCGCACCGTTTCGCATCGTCGGCGCCCACACCGACAGCCCGAACCTGCGCGTCAAGCAGCACCCCGACCGGTTCGTCTCCGGGTGGCAGGTGGTCGCCCTGCAGCCGTACGGCGGAGCGTGGCTGAACTCCTGGCTCGACCGTGACCTCGGCGTCAGCGGCAGGCTCTCGGTGCGCGCCGGCAACGCGGCCGACCATGTGCTGGTACGCCTCGACGAGCCCGTGCTGCGGGTGCCGCAGTTGGCGATCCACCTCGCCGAGGACCGCAAGGCCGTCGAACTGAACCCGCAGCGACATGTCAATGCGGTGTGGGGAGTCGGCACCGGCACCCGCTCCTTTCTGGCGTACGTGGCCGGGCAGGCAGGGGTGGACGCGGACGAGGTGCTCGGCTTCGACCTGATGACCCACGACATCAACCCCTCCCGCCTGGCCGGCACCGCCGGCGAGTTGGTCAGCGCGCCGAGACTGGACAACCAGGCCACCTGCTACGCCGGACTGGAGGCGTTCCTCACTGCGCCGGCGTCGGAGGTGGTGCCGGTGCTGGTGTTGTTCGACCACGAGGAGGTGGGCTCGCAGTCCGACCACGGCGCCCAGTCCGACCTGCTGCTGACCGTGACCGAGCGCATCACCCTGGCCGCCGGTGGCGGCCGCGAGGACTTCCTGCGCCGACTGTCGGCGTCGATGGTGGCCTCGGGCGACATGGCGCATGCCACACACCCCAACTACCCGGAGCGCCACGAGCCCGGGCACCTCATCGAGGTCAACGCCGGACCGGTGCTGAAGGTGCAGCCCAATCTCCGGTACGCCACCGACGGGCGGACGGCCGCGGCGTTCGCAATGGCCTGCGCGCAGGCGGGAGTGCCGCTGCAGCGCTACGAGCATCGCGCAGATCTGCCCTGTGGATCGACCATCGGGCCGATGACCGCCGCGCGGACCGGTATCCCGACCGTGGACGTCGGAGCCGCGCAGCTGGCCATGCACTCCGCGCGCGAGGTGATGGGCGCCGGCGACGTCGCCGACTATTCCGCCGCGCTTCAGGCGTTTCTGTCGCCGGCCTGA
- a CDS encoding family 1 encapsulin nanocompartment shell protein — MNNLYRELAPVTAAAWDEIEQEATRTFKRHIAGRRVVDVSEPGGPVTAAVSTGHLLDVAAPGDGVIAHLREARPLVRLRVPFTVSRHAVDDVERGSQDSDWDPVKEAARKLAFAEDRAVFEGYEAASIDGIRKCSSNPALALPDDPREIPDIIAQALSELRLAGVDGPYSVLLSAEVYTRVAETTAHGYPILEHINRLVDGDIIWAPAIDGAFVLSTRGGDFDLQLGTDMSIGYLSHDAGTVQLYLEETLTFLCYTAEASVALTP; from the coding sequence ATGAACAATCTGTATCGGGAACTCGCGCCGGTCACCGCCGCGGCGTGGGATGAGATCGAGCAGGAGGCGACGCGCACGTTCAAGCGGCACATCGCCGGTCGCCGTGTGGTCGACGTCAGCGAGCCGGGCGGTCCGGTGACGGCCGCGGTGAGCACCGGACATCTGCTCGACGTGGCCGCCCCCGGTGACGGCGTGATCGCCCACCTGCGTGAGGCCCGTCCGCTGGTGCGGTTGCGGGTGCCGTTCACGGTCAGCCGCCACGCCGTCGACGACGTCGAGCGCGGGTCGCAGGATTCCGACTGGGACCCGGTCAAGGAGGCCGCGAGGAAGCTGGCGTTCGCCGAGGACCGGGCGGTCTTCGAGGGCTACGAGGCGGCGTCGATCGACGGCATCCGCAAGTGCAGTTCGAATCCGGCACTGGCCCTGCCCGACGATCCGCGCGAGATCCCCGACATCATCGCGCAGGCGTTGTCGGAGCTGCGGCTGGCCGGTGTCGACGGCCCGTACTCGGTGCTGCTGTCCGCGGAGGTCTACACCAGGGTCGCCGAGACCACGGCACACGGCTATCCCATCCTCGAGCACATCAACCGGCTCGTCGACGGCGACATCATCTGGGCGCCCGCGATCGACGGGGCGTTCGTGTTGTCCACCCGCGGAGGCGATTTCGATCTGCAACTGGGCACCGATATGTCGATCGGGTATCTGTCGCACGACGCCGGCACCGTGCAGCTCTACCTCGAGGAGACGCTGACGTTCCTGTGCTACACCGCCGAGGCCTCGGTCGCCCTGACCCCCTAG
- a CDS encoding Dyp-type peroxidase, producing MPAPLPQPVLAPLTPAAIFLVATIDAGGEAAVHESLGDIAGLVRAIGFRDPSKRLSVVTSIGSDAWDRLFTGPRPRELHRFAELDGGRHRAPSTPGDLLFHIRAESMDVCFELATKLVEAMDAITVVDETHGFRFFDNRDLLGFVDGTENPDGPLADSATRIGDEDPDFAGGCYVHVQKYLHDMAAWNALSTEEQERVIGRTKLDDIELDDDVKPADSHVALNVVEDDAGNELKIVRHNMPFGEVGRGEFGTYFIGYSRSAAVTERMLTNMFLGDPPGNTDHILDFSTAVTGSLFFTPIMDFLENPPPLPDSATGPGGYAGSLAIGSVKGQPQ from the coding sequence GTGCCCGCTCCCCTGCCGCAGCCGGTCCTCGCACCGCTGACGCCGGCGGCCATCTTCCTGGTGGCGACCATCGACGCGGGCGGCGAGGCGGCGGTGCACGAGTCGCTGGGCGACATCGCGGGGCTGGTGCGGGCGATCGGCTTCCGCGATCCGAGCAAACGTCTGTCGGTGGTGACGTCGATCGGGTCGGACGCCTGGGACCGGTTGTTCACCGGGCCGCGGCCGCGGGAACTGCACCGGTTCGCCGAGCTGGACGGTGGCCGCCACCGTGCCCCGTCGACGCCCGGAGATCTGCTGTTCCACATCCGCGCCGAGTCGATGGACGTCTGCTTCGAGCTGGCCACGAAACTCGTCGAGGCGATGGACGCGATCACGGTGGTCGACGAGACCCACGGCTTCCGGTTCTTCGACAACCGCGACCTGCTGGGCTTCGTCGACGGCACAGAGAATCCCGACGGCCCGCTGGCCGACAGCGCGACTCGCATCGGTGACGAGGATCCCGACTTCGCCGGCGGCTGTTATGTCCACGTCCAGAAGTACCTGCACGACATGGCGGCGTGGAACGCCCTGTCGACGGAGGAGCAGGAGCGGGTGATCGGGCGCACCAAGCTCGACGACATCGAGCTCGACGACGACGTCAAACCCGCCGATTCCCATGTGGCGCTGAACGTCGTGGAAGACGACGCCGGCAACGAGCTGAAGATCGTGCGGCACAACATGCCGTTCGGAGAGGTCGGCAGGGGCGAATTCGGCACGTACTTCATCGGTTATTCGCGGTCGGCGGCGGTCACCGAGCGCATGCTGACCAACATGTTCCTCGGCGATCCACCGGGCAACACCGATCACATCCTGGATTTCTCGACTGCCGTCACCGGCTCGCTGTTCTTCACGCCCATCATGGATTTCCTCGAAAACCCACCGCCACTTCCTGATTCGGCGACCGGACCCGGCGGTTACGCAGGTTCGCTCGCCATCGGCAGTGTGAAAGGACAGCCGCAATGA
- the purQ gene encoding phosphoribosylformylglycinamidine synthase subunit PurQ, which yields MTRVGVITFPGTLDDIDASRAVRLAGGEPVSLWHADADLKGVDAVIVPGGFSYGDYLRCGAIARFAPVMGEVVAAAGRGMPVLGICNGFQVLCEAGLLPGALTRNAGLHFICRDVWLQVSSITTAWTSRFEWGAELLVPLKSGEGRYVASEQVLDELEGEGRVVFRYSENPNGSMRDIAGISSANGRVVGLMPHPEHATEALTGPSDDGLGLFYSALDAILVS from the coding sequence ATGACGAGGGTGGGCGTCATCACGTTCCCCGGCACACTCGACGACATCGATGCCTCGCGTGCGGTGCGGCTGGCCGGTGGTGAGCCCGTCAGCCTGTGGCACGCGGACGCCGACCTCAAGGGTGTCGACGCGGTGATCGTGCCCGGCGGGTTCTCCTACGGCGACTACCTGCGCTGCGGAGCGATCGCGCGGTTCGCCCCGGTGATGGGTGAGGTCGTCGCTGCTGCCGGCCGCGGTATGCCGGTGCTCGGAATCTGCAACGGATTCCAGGTGCTCTGTGAGGCAGGCCTGCTGCCCGGCGCGCTGACCCGCAACGCCGGATTGCACTTCATCTGCCGCGACGTCTGGCTGCAGGTCTCGTCGATCACCACGGCGTGGACATCACGCTTCGAATGGGGCGCCGAGCTGCTGGTGCCGCTGAAGTCGGGTGAGGGCCGCTATGTGGCGAGCGAGCAGGTGCTCGACGAGCTCGAGGGCGAGGGCCGTGTGGTGTTCCGCTACTCCGAGAACCCGAACGGCTCGATGCGCGACATCGCCGGGATCAGCTCCGCGAATGGGCGGGTCGTCGGCCTGATGCCGCACCCGGAGCACGCGACCGAGGCGCTCACCGGCCCATCCGACGACGGCCTCGGTTTGTTCTACTCGGCGCTGGACGCGATCTTGGTGTCCTGA
- a CDS encoding VOC family protein: MALDVAMITVDCTDPDMLADWWANAVGGDVNAVAPGEFVMVTRQGAPALGFQRVPDPTPGKNKVHLDLHTPDKEAEVARLVGLGARETGRHSFGPDFDWVVLADPEGNAFCVAGG; the protein is encoded by the coding sequence ATGGCACTTGACGTTGCGATGATCACTGTCGACTGCACCGACCCCGACATGCTCGCCGACTGGTGGGCCAACGCGGTGGGCGGCGACGTGAACGCCGTCGCGCCAGGCGAATTCGTGATGGTGACCCGTCAGGGCGCCCCCGCGCTGGGCTTCCAGCGGGTGCCCGACCCGACCCCCGGCAAGAACAAGGTCCACCTCGACCTGCACACGCCGGACAAGGAGGCCGAGGTGGCCCGCCTCGTCGGCCTCGGCGCCCGGGAGACGGGCCGGCACAGCTTCGGACCCGACTTCGACTGGGTCGTGCTCGCCGACCCGGAGGGCAACGCGTTCTGCGTCGCAGGCGGGTAG